One Pseudomonas lalucatii genomic window carries:
- a CDS encoding cytochrome c oxidase assembly protein, with translation MSEAMGTRRLVQRLLLLVAVMFGFGFALVPIYDVMCQAFGINGKTAGAYQGTQVVDEMRQVRLQFLATNAAGMVWEFRPLADEITVHPGASHEMLFVAHNPTDKPMTAQAVPSVAPSKAAAYFHKTECFCFTQQVLQPGERVEMPVRFIVDKDLPQDVKHLTLAYTLFDITARKPPVAQATP, from the coding sequence ATGAGCGAGGCCATGGGAACCCGTCGCCTGGTCCAGCGCCTGCTGCTGCTGGTGGCCGTCATGTTCGGCTTCGGTTTCGCCCTGGTGCCGATCTACGACGTCATGTGCCAGGCCTTCGGCATCAACGGCAAGACCGCCGGTGCCTACCAGGGCACCCAGGTGGTGGACGAAATGCGCCAGGTGCGCCTGCAGTTCCTCGCCACCAACGCCGCCGGCATGGTCTGGGAGTTTCGCCCGCTGGCCGACGAGATCACGGTGCACCCGGGGGCGAGCCACGAGATGCTGTTCGTCGCCCACAACCCCACCGATAAGCCGATGACCGCCCAGGCCGTGCCCAGCGTGGCGCCGTCCAAGGCCGCGGCCTATTTCCACAAGACCGAGTGTTTCTGCTTCACCCAGCAGGTGCTGCAGCCCGGCGAGCGTGTGGAGATGCCGGTGCGCTTCATCGTCGACAAGGACCTACCGCAGGACGTGAAGCACCTGACCCTGGCCTACACGCTGTTCGATATCACTGCGCGTAAACCGCCTGTCGCCCAGGCGACTCCATAA
- a CDS encoding cytochrome c oxidase subunit 3: MSSHEQYYVPAQSKWPIIATLGLLISVYGVGTWFNDVKAERADSNGPLLFFIGSLFLAYMLFGWFGNVIRESRSGLYSAQMDRSFRWGMSWFIFSEVMFFAAFFGVLFYVRTFAGPWLGGEGDKGVANMLWPGFEYTWPLLNSPDPKLYPAPSGIISPWELPLLNTVLLVTSSFTLTFAHHALRKNQRKPLKLWLALTIALGVAFLVFQAEEYIHAYTELGLTLGSGIYGATFFMLTGFHGAHVTLGAIMLTVMLVRILRGHFSPDQHFGFEAAAWYWHFVDVVWIGLFTFVYVL; this comes from the coding sequence ATGTCGAGTCACGAGCAGTACTATGTTCCGGCCCAGAGCAAGTGGCCGATCATCGCCACCCTCGGCCTGCTGATCTCGGTCTACGGGGTCGGCACCTGGTTCAACGACGTGAAGGCCGAGCGGGCGGACTCCAACGGCCCGCTGCTCTTCTTCATCGGCAGCCTGTTCCTCGCCTACATGCTGTTCGGCTGGTTCGGCAATGTGATCAGGGAGAGCCGCTCCGGCCTGTACAGCGCGCAGATGGACCGCTCGTTCCGCTGGGGCATGAGCTGGTTCATCTTCTCCGAGGTGATGTTCTTCGCCGCCTTCTTCGGCGTGCTGTTCTACGTGCGCACCTTCGCCGGCCCATGGCTCGGCGGCGAGGGCGACAAGGGCGTGGCCAACATGCTGTGGCCGGGTTTCGAATACACCTGGCCGCTGCTCAACAGCCCGGACCCCAAGCTCTACCCGGCGCCCAGCGGGATCATCAGTCCCTGGGAGCTGCCGCTGCTCAACACCGTGCTGCTGGTGACCTCCAGCTTCACCCTGACCTTCGCCCACCACGCCCTGCGCAAGAACCAGCGCAAGCCGCTGAAACTCTGGCTGGCGCTGACCATTGCGCTGGGGGTGGCCTTCCTGGTGTTCCAGGCCGAGGAATACATTCATGCCTACACCGAGCTGGGCCTGACCCTGGGCTCGGGCATCTACGGCGCGACCTTCTTCATGCTCACCGGCTTCCACGGCGCCCACGTGACCCTGGGAGCCATAATGCTGACGGTCATGCTGGTGCGCATCCTGCGCGGGCACTTCAGTCCCGATCAGCACTTCGGCTTCGAGGCGGCCGCCTGGTACTGGCACTTCGTCGACGTGGTGTGGATCGGTCTGTTCACCTTCGTCTATGTGCTGTGA
- a CDS encoding twin transmembrane helix small protein, which produces MLKVAIVLLLLATLASLFSGLFFLVKDEGRSSRLVNALTLRVTLTALTVGLIAWGFYSGQLGSQVTW; this is translated from the coding sequence ATGCTCAAGGTCGCCATCGTCCTCCTGCTGCTGGCCACCCTGGCCAGCCTGTTCAGCGGCCTGTTCTTCCTGGTCAAGGACGAGGGCCGCAGCTCGCGCCTGGTCAATGCCCTGACCCTGCGGGTGACCCTCACCGCGCTGACCGTCGGCCTGATCGCCTGGGGCTTCTACAGCGGCCAGCTGGGCTCCCAGGTCACCTGGTAG
- a CDS encoding SURF1 family protein — protein MSAFRPGLLPSLVVMALLPLLLGLGLWQLTRAEEKRALLAMHESRRLAEPVTVAQLQRRQDRAYVRVRLHGRFDAEHGLLLDNRIRGGRAGVEVLQPFYDQASGLWLLLNRGWRPWPDRRVVPAFTTPEGALSLTAWAYVPPGEPFQLPRGADAPGWPRLVTTVEPAALWRHLGRAGLPQELRLEAGPATFQADWPVVAMSPDKHLGYAVQWFALAAALLGLFIYLGLHNARETRHEPSHRPA, from the coding sequence ATGAGCGCCTTCCGTCCCGGCCTGCTGCCCAGCCTGGTGGTGATGGCGCTGCTGCCGCTGTTGCTCGGCCTGGGCCTCTGGCAGCTGACCCGGGCCGAGGAGAAGCGCGCGTTGCTGGCCATGCACGAGTCCCGGCGCCTCGCGGAGCCGGTCACTGTCGCGCAACTGCAGCGGCGACAGGATCGGGCCTATGTGCGGGTCCGCCTGCACGGGCGCTTCGATGCCGAGCATGGCCTGCTGCTGGACAACCGTATTCGCGGCGGCCGGGCCGGGGTGGAGGTGCTGCAGCCTTTCTACGACCAGGCCAGTGGCCTGTGGCTGCTGCTCAATCGCGGCTGGCGGCCCTGGCCGGACCGCCGCGTCGTGCCCGCCTTCACCACGCCAGAGGGGGCCCTGAGCCTGACCGCCTGGGCCTACGTGCCGCCGGGGGAGCCTTTCCAGCTGCCGCGGGGTGCGGACGCGCCGGGCTGGCCGCGGCTGGTCACCACGGTCGAGCCCGCGGCCCTGTGGCGCCACCTCGGGCGCGCCGGCCTGCCCCAGGAACTGCGCCTGGAGGCGGGCCCCGCGACTTTCCAGGCCGACTGGCCGGTGGTCGCCATGAGCCCGGACAAGCACCTGGGTTACGCCGTGCAGTGGTTCGCCCTGGCGGCGGCCCTGCTCGGCCTGTTTATCTATCTTGGTCTGCATAACGCGCGGGAGACTCGCCATGAACCCAGCCATCGCCCTGCCTGA
- a CDS encoding COX15/CtaA family protein: MHKPGYRLALFATLLALLVVMLGAYTRLSHAGLGCPDWPGCYGFLGVPMSERSQALAAARFPEAPLEVAKGWYEMVHRYFAGGLGLVILALAVQALGRRGTPGQPCKLPLLLLGLVLVQAAFGMWTVTLKLWPQVVTAHLLGGFATLSLLFLLTLRLSGAVAPLSAAPAPLRGLAAFALLLVIGQVALGGWVSSNYAAVACVDLPTCHGQWWPAMDFANGFHLTQHIGPNYLGGQLDSDARTAIHMSHRLGAVLVGLTLLLLAWRLRAAGAARLAALLVLALGLQLTLGISNVLLHLPLAVAVAHNAGGAGLLLCLVLINYRLHLAAAARCRVQGEARPSSRGLRALPSE; this comes from the coding sequence ATGCACAAACCCGGATACCGACTGGCCCTGTTCGCCACCCTGCTGGCCCTGCTGGTGGTCATGCTCGGCGCCTATACCCGGCTCAGCCATGCCGGCCTGGGCTGCCCGGACTGGCCCGGTTGCTACGGTTTTCTCGGCGTGCCGATGAGCGAGCGGAGCCAGGCCCTGGCCGCGGCGCGTTTCCCCGAGGCGCCGCTGGAAGTGGCCAAGGGCTGGTACGAGATGGTCCATCGCTATTTTGCCGGCGGCCTCGGCCTGGTGATCCTCGCCCTGGCGGTACAGGCGCTCGGCCGCCGCGGTACACCGGGCCAGCCGTGCAAGCTGCCGTTGCTGCTGCTCGGCCTGGTGCTGGTGCAGGCCGCGTTCGGCATGTGGACGGTGACCCTCAAGCTCTGGCCGCAGGTGGTCACCGCCCATCTGCTCGGTGGCTTCGCCACCCTCAGCCTGCTGTTCCTGCTGACGCTGCGGCTGTCCGGCGCGGTCGCCCCCCTGTCCGCAGCGCCGGCGCCGCTGCGCGGCCTGGCCGCGTTCGCCCTGCTCCTGGTGATCGGCCAGGTCGCCCTCGGCGGCTGGGTCAGCAGCAACTACGCGGCGGTCGCCTGTGTCGACCTGCCGACCTGCCACGGCCAGTGGTGGCCGGCCATGGATTTCGCCAATGGCTTCCACCTGACCCAGCACATAGGCCCGAACTACCTCGGCGGCCAGCTCGACAGCGACGCGCGCACCGCCATTCACATGAGCCACCGTCTGGGCGCCGTGCTGGTCGGCCTGACCCTGCTGCTGCTGGCCTGGCGACTGCGCGCCGCCGGAGCCGCTCGCCTGGCCGCCCTGCTGGTGCTGGCCCTGGGCCTGCAGCTGACTCTGGGCATCAGCAACGTGCTGCTGCACCTGCCGCTGGCCGTGGCGGTGGCGCACAACGCCGGCGGTGCCGGGCTGCTGCTGTGCCTGGTGCTGATCAACTACCGCCTGCACCTGGCGGCCGCGGCGAGGTGCCGGGTGCAGGGCGAGGCACGACCGTCCAGTCGCGGGCTGCGAGCGCTGCCGAGCGAATAA